The Terriglobus roseus region TCCCTCTCTATAGAGGATTCAGACAAGTTGAGGCTCGTGGCCGCTTCGGGTACGCTCATTCCCAGAAAGTAACGGCACTCGACAACCGTCGCCTGGCGAGGATTCCACTGTTGGAGCTTTGTGAGTGCCCGGTCAAGATCAAGCAGTTGAACGGAGCGAGGGTAGGTGCGCCCTGAAAGGTCATCCAACTCCGTGAAAATGATCTCGCCTGAGCCACCTCGTTTGAGTGCGTGACGCTTTCTTGCGCCATCGACGAGAACCTGCCGCATGGCATGAGCCGCCAAGGCGATGAACTCTGGTTGAGGAAGCGCCGCGAGTCCTCCTGAGTCCTTAAGCTTCAGCCAGGCTTCATGTACCAGAGTGCCAGTGCGCTGAGTG contains the following coding sequences:
- a CDS encoding ECF-type sigma factor gives rise to the protein MRDPETKPFTVSAENLEEGSTSQSEGHAAMGRRELDDLFSELYEKLWRVASSIRRRDPGATQRTGTLVHEAWLKLKDSGGLAALPQPEFIALAAHAMRQVLVDGARKRHALKRGGSGEIIFTELDDLSGRTYPRSVQLLDLDRALTKLQQWNPRQATVVECRYFLGMSVPEAATSLNLSESSIERDWRVAKAWLSLAVGGSSSAELDG